The DNA sequence CGTACCCCTATGTCGTTGCTGATAGACTCCGAGTCTTCTCTATCGGCACCATCGCCCTTTAGGCTGCCCAGCACGCTATAGGCGGTGCGCCCCTTGGCGTGATTGATAAAGAACGACAGATCATCGGTTGGCATGTAGGTAATGCCCAAGTTATAGGTCATCCCATCATCTGAGGTATCGGCTTCCGGCGTAGGCTGTGCGAGACTGGCGCTGTAGCGCGCATCGACGCCATAATGCTCGTAACGCTGAGAGATGTCATTGAAGGCGACGCCAATTCGCGTCGTAATACCAAAATCAAAGTAGCCCACATGTTGCAGGCCCACGCCCCATGCCTGCACCTTCTTGTTATAGTTGCTGGTCATCAGAGGGTCATAATCTTCGAACTGTCCCTCCGCCCAATTAGGCGAGCGAATGTCGAAAATATAGGGCAGCTGGCCCTGATAGATCACCTCACCGGCCTTATTCTTGATCACCTTGTCCGCGTCATAGATAGAGTATTGCTTGAAGCGAATATTGCGATCTTCAAAATTGGCGTTAACTAACAGCTCGTTATCTATTCCCGCGACGCTAAAGTCATAACGCAGATCGGCAAAATACTGCCACGAAGTCTCGTCGGCCTGAACCTGACGATACTCCTGGCGACGTGCGGCGAAGGGATACAGACGATCATCTACCACCAGAGGCGCTCGGGGATCGCTGTTGATCACCCCGTTGCGGTTCCAATAAACATAGTTATAGGCACCTGTCTGACGGGCAAATCCCGACTGATAATCGCGATACTGCAACTGCTGATTAAGGAAAAGATTGTCAGCGAAAAAGATATTATGGGTCAGCTTAAACCTTAGCTCTTCACCCTCATTGTCCTTCGCCATCGGCGAAATGATCCCAGCCTCACCGAAGGCATAGGGAGTCAGGCCATCACCGGCAGATAACGAGTCAGCCAGTTGCTGGCGCTGTTCATCGCTCAGCTGTAATCCCGCGTTAGAGGCATCGTTGATAAGATCCTGCCAGCTAACCTCACCCGCAGGCTTACCCCCAACCGACGCGGCATTGTAAATACGAATAGGATGTCCGATTGAGTCTACCGCTATCGCATCTTTGATGTAGGCGGCACTGAGCATGATATCTTGCTGATCGCTCAGTAGATATTTTAATGAAGCGTAAGCCTCATCCCTGTCGGTACCTATGTCTCGATACCCCTCGCTTCTGGCATGCTTTGCCACCAAACGATAGGCCGCCTTATCTGTCAATGCAGCCGTGCTGTCGAGCCCCAGTGAATAGCTGTCCCACTGGCCAACTTCGGCAGTGAATTGATGACTGGCATTAAACTGAGGCTTCTTCTCAATAAGGTTGATCACGCCGCCGGCGCTGCCCATACCATAGAGGCCGGTTGCAGGGCCTTTTAGCACTTCAACCGACTCGACATTGGTCAATGAACGTGTCGGATTAAAGGTGTTCCCGAGACCGGCGCCACCATACATGCCATCGTAGGTGTAATTGGCCCCCAGACCACGGATAACGATATTGTCGCCTATGCCATAGTTGTTGCCCGCCTGGGTTACACCACTGATGTTACGCAGCAGCTCCTGCA is a window from the Shewanella loihica PV-4 genome containing:
- a CDS encoding TonB-dependent receptor; the protein is MKQMRLSAVALGCAVSLSVSAEQHNTSIEQQASAEVERITVYGRQNKVVMNSGLATKSDMSLMETPAAVVVVDEELITTQGATELQELLRNISGVTQAGNNYGIGDNIVIRGLGANYTYDGMYGGAGLGNTFNPTRSLTNVESVEVLKGPATGLYGMGSAGGVINLIEKKPQFNASHQFTAEVGQWDSYSLGLDSTAALTDKAAYRLVAKHARSEGYRDIGTDRDEAYASLKYLLSDQQDIMLSAAYIKDAIAVDSIGHPIRIYNAASVGGKPAGEVSWQDLINDASNAGLQLSDEQRQQLADSLSAGDGLTPYAFGEAGIISPMAKDNEGEELRFKLTHNIFFADNLFLNQQLQYRDYQSGFARQTGAYNYVYWNRNGVINSDPRAPLVVDDRLYPFAARRQEYRQVQADETSWQYFADLRYDFSVAGIDNELLVNANFEDRNIRFKQYSIYDADKVIKNKAGEVIYQGQLPYIFDIRSPNWAEGQFEDYDPLMTSNYNKKVQAWGVGLQHVGYFDFGITTRIGVAFNDISQRYEHYGVDARYSASLAQPTPEADTSDDGMTYNLGITYMPTDDLSFFINHAKGRTAYSVLGSLKGDGADREDSESISNDIGVRFKAFDDQMLASIVVFESSRTNLQYNNKDYEAGVSGPDVAQYFYDGKEETKGVELDLNAHLGERWAINVNGVYQDARDKQDPNSTSFDTRQKGVPYVTASTWVTYDADWFKLPSPLSVSLGAKYVDERSTHSASFGIPDGYVPSYTVMDAALSYQADSWTVQLNVNNLLDEHYYEKAMFLGGMPGAERNAKLSLSYRL